A stretch of DNA from Candidatus Aminicenantes bacterium:
CGGGCGGGCGGGCTCAGCTTCGCGTCGGCCGGTCGGGCTCAATCGTGGCCTCTTCGATGATCATGACGGGGATGTCGTCCTCGATCCGGTAGACGCGCGCGCACTGGACGCACTTCAGGCCTTTCCCGTCGGCCGTCAGGTTGACGTCGGTCTTACACTTGGGGCAGGCGAGAATCTCGAGCAGCTCGGGGGCGATGGCCATGGCGCGTCTCCTTACCGCTTGTAGGATACCGCAAGGGGCGTCTTGCCTGCAACAGCGAAAGGGCGGAACGGAAGCGATCCTTTATTTTTCGCGGCGAAAATCGTATGTTAGGTCCGCATATGATCCCATCCTCCGGGCCGGCGGGCTTCGTCTTTTTCGGGGCCTACGACCCCGCCTATCCGCGCTCGGCCGTCATCCGCCGCGGCTTGCGGCAAAACGGCGCCGTCGTTTCGGAATGCCCCGCCTCGACCCACTGGCGGGTCTGGCTGCGCTACCCGATGCTCGTCCTCCGATTTCTCCGCTCCCGGCGCGAGCGGCAGGCGGCCGAGGCGCGGGTCCTCCGCCGCTTTCTATTCGTACCCGAGTTCTGCGCCAAGGACGTCCCGCTGGCCAAGCTGATCGGGCTTCTCACGGCTCGCCGGGTCGTCTTCGATCCGTTGGCCGCCCGCTACGAAACCAAGATTCTGGATTGGCGGCGCAAACCGCCCTCTTCGCCGACGGCCTGGTGGAATTTTAAAATTGACGCGGCCGCCTTCCGGCTGGCCGACGTCATCCTGGCGGATACCGCGGCCCACAAGGATTATTTCTGCCGGACCTATCGAATCGATCCGGGCAAAGTCCGGGTCCTCTATCTCGGATTCGACGACGAGGCCTTCCGTCCCGCCGCCGTGTCGGCCCCCGCCCCCGACGCGGCCCGACCGTTCCGGGTGCTTTTCTTCGGTTCATTCCTCCCCCTGCACGGGGTCGAGATCGTCGTCGAAGCGGCCAAGCTTCTGGCCAAGGAGGCCGACATCCGATTCCGATTCGTCGGCGACGGGCAGACTTTCCCGGCCGTGCGGGAGTTCACGGCACGGCACCGCCTGACCAATGTCGAGCTCGTCGGCCGCGTCCCGTTTCTCCGGCTGCCGGTGGAGATCGCCGACGCCGATCTCTGCCTAGGCGTTTTCGGGCGGACAGAGAAAGCCCGCCGGGTGATCCCGCATAAAATTTATCAGGCGATGGCCGTGGGCAAGCCGGTCGTCACCGCCCGCACGCCTAGCGTCGAAGAAATCTTCGCCCACCGCCGAAACATCTATTTGTGCGACGAGCCGCTCGGCCCCGCCCTGGCGCTGGCCATCCTGGAGCTGAAGAGGGACGGCGCCCTGCGCGAGGCGTTGGGGACTGCCGGCGGCCGGCTGGTCCGGGAGAGGTTCGCGCCGAAGGCCATCGGCCGCACGCTTCTCGACGATCTGGCCGCATCCCGAAGGCGGCGCGGATGAAGACGAAGATCCGGGTGGAGCCGCGCTTCGATTGTCCCGAATTCCGGGCCTGGCTGGCGACGATCGAAGGGCTCGCGGCAGTACCCGGCGCCGAAGTTCTTCACGCGGCCCGTAACTTGGTCACGGCCGTCCCGGTCCCGCTGGCCGATGGGAGCGCGCTCGACCTCGTAGTCAAGGAGTTCCGCCCGCGCGGGCTCCATCGCCTGCGGACGCTCGTCGGCCGGTCCAAGGCCGAACGGTCCGCGCGGGGCGCCGCGTGGCTCCAGGCGGCCGGCCTGCGCACGCCGGCTACGGCGGCCGTGTTGGAGCAGCGCCGGCGCGGCACGGTGGAAAAGGCCTGGTTCGTGGCCGAGCGGGTCCGGGGAGCGGTCGAGATCCGGTCGCTCTTGCGGGAGCTCGAGGCGCCGGAGCTAAGGCGGCTGCTGGCCGCCCTGGCCCGGGACCTCCGAGCCGCCCACGAGGCCGGAATCCTGCACCGCGATCTCTCCGACGGCAACATCCTGGTCGAGCGAGGGCCCGGCGGAGCATTCGTCTTTCACTTCCTCGACACCAATCGGGTCCGCCGGAAGCGCCGCCTCGGCCGGTCCGTCCGGGCCAAGAATCTCATTCGCCTCGGCGTGCCGGAAGGCGCGCGGCGCGAATTTCTAGGCTTCTATGCCGGCGAAGGCGGCCCGGATCCGTCTTTCGTCCGGCGGTACGAGAAGTCCAAGGCGGCCTTCGAGCGCTGGCTGCGCTTTAAAAAGAAGGCGCGTCTGCGGCAGTGGGCTCGGAGGCTCAAGCTCCAATGAGCTTCAAATTCGACTGGAATCCGTTCGCCGACCAGCCGCACAACGTGGCCCCGCGGTCGGAGCGGATGCGGCATCATTACCGGCGCTGGCCGGTTTATCTGGGTATGCTGGGGTCCGACCTCGTTCACGGGCCGGCCATGGCCTTCCGATATTGGCGCAATCGCCGGCGCATGTACGGAGCGCCGGTCGTGATCCGGCCCGACATGTTTGCGGTTTCGGTCTCGCCCGAAGCGCTGCCGATCGGCGAGACCACGGCCCTTCTGCGCGAGATCGGCGTCCGCCAGACACTCTTCCGGGTTGCGTCGTGGGAGCGGGGGAAGCTGGCCGCAAGCGAAGCCTTTGCCCGCCGTCTGCGCGAAGCGGGGTTCGAGGTCGTTATCTCTATTCTCCAGCGCCGGGACGATGTGTTCGACGCGGCGGGCTGGACCGCTTTCCTCGAGGAAACGTTCCGGAGGCTGGGCCCGATCGCCTCGGCCTTCGAGATCGGCCATGCCTGGAATCGGACCAAATGGGGCGTTTGGGATCACACCGAATACGTCAAGCTGGCCCGGGCCGCGGCCGCGGCGAGAGGCGGATCCGCGGCGAGACTCGCCGGTCCGGCGGTCATCGACTTCGAGTTCCACCTTTATCCGCCGGTGCTGCGGGCCGTGGAGTTCGACGTCGTGACGTCGCTTCTCTATGTCGACCGGATGGGCGCGCCCGAAAACGCCCAGGCCGGTTGGACGGCCGAGAAAAAGTTCGCTCTGTTCAAGGCCGCGGCGGGGTGCGGCCGGGTGAAAGATCCGGAGTTCTGGGTCAGCGAGGTCAACTGGCCGCTCGATGGCACCGGGAAATACTCGCCGGCCGCGGGCAAGCCGATGGTGTCCGAGGACGCCCAAGCCGATTATCTCGTTCGCTACTACATCCTCGGGCTTGCCTCGGGGCTCGTCGATCGGATCTATTGGTGGCAATTGGCCGCGCCGGGCTACGGGCTGGTGGATACGCGGGAGACGCCGGCCCGGCGCCGGCCCGCGTTTCACGCCTTTCGGACGATGGTAGAGAATCTTCAGGGCGCGGAATTCGTGCGCCGGGAGCAGCCGCGTGGAGGGAACGTCTTTTATTTCCGCAAAGGCGGATGCGAATTCGCGGTGGCCTGGACCAACGGCCCGGCTTTCAATCTGACGCTGGCTGCGGCGCCGGCCGCGGTGCTCGACCGCGACGGCGGGGCGCTTCCGGCCGCGCGGGTCGTGCGCGTCGACGGCCGCCCCCGCTATTTAATAGGGGGCAGGCCGGGTTAATTCCGTCAAGAGTTAAGACCTGACCCCTACTCAGAACTTGAATTTCAACCCGGCCTTGAGGGAAATCCCCAGCAAGTCGAGGGTTGCTTCGCGGGCGTTGGCAACCCCGCCTTCGGTCGGCCGCTTGGAGCGGATGAAGGTCAGGGGGAATGAGTCGAACTGGGTCGGCTTGGCGTCATAGGCATAGAGCAGCCCCGTCTCCGTGACGGCCTCGTCGAGGGTCGAATCCAGGTAGGTCCCGGTGCCGTCGAATCCCGAGATTTTGCCGATCTGGCCGCCGGCCTCGATGAGGAATCCGATGCTGGGCCCGAGGGTCAGCTCGATGCCTAGGGCGCCGTAGGCGCCGAAGCCGAAAGCCGAGGCCTCGCCCGTCCATTCCTGCCAAAACTGATCGTGCGTGAAATGATAGGTGTAGGAGGCCTTGGCCGGGACGACCATGAGGCCCGCCTTGGCGTAGAAGGACGGCACGGGCGAATAGAGGAGGCCGGCCTTGATCGGGATGGCGGAAAAGCCGGGCCCGGCGCTGAAGGAGTTGGCCGACCCGGTCGTGGCGTAGGTCACGAGAGTCGTGGCGGAGGCGCCGGCGTATCCGGCACCGATGGTCAGGGCGAATCTTCCGCCGATGGGGATTTGAATCTCGGCTTCGAAGGGAAAGACGAGCCGCAATCGCGACAGCGTCAGATCGGCCGCGGCCCCGAGCTGGTATCCGAAATAATCGGCCAGCCCCTGGGAACCGTCGTTGAGGTCGCCCACGGCGGCGATCAGGCCGCCGCCCCCGATAACAAGGGCGGGGCGGAGCGGCTCGAAGCCGTAATTATCCGTCTTGGCCGCCGGCGTTTCCACGGCGGGCTCCGTTCGGTGGACCGGCGCGGGCTCGGTTCGCGCGGGAGGCGGCGTGGTCTCGGCCGGCTTGGGCTTCGGCTGCGTCACCCGCTCCACAATGCGCGTTTTCTTCTCGGGCACGGCCGGTTCGTCCAGCGGAAGCACCAGGCTCTCGTGGACATAGCCCGAATTCGTCCCCGTCTCGTCGGGCTCGAGGGCGACGAGGTACCACTCGCCGTCTTTGCGCGAAGCTTCGAGAAGCGCTCCCTCGGGGATCTGGCGCACGATCAAGCTCGAGATCGACGGCTTTTGGCGGATGTTGGCTATCTCGGCCGTGACTTTCAGCCGGATGATGGGGGCCGCAGCCGCAGCCGAAGCGGCTTCGACTCCAACGGCCATGGCCAGGAGGATTCCGAGAGCGGCGGTGAGGATCGAACGTCGGATCATCATAGTCGACCTCATGTTTGTTCTTTCATTTCATTATAGCACAGCCGGGCGGGGACGGGAGGCGGTCGGGCGGGCCGCCGCGATGGGAGAAGAATCTTTTTATCTGAGCCGGAAGCGCAGGCCGGCCGAAACGTGAAGGAGCGAGGGATCGACCGCAAGCGGCCGCGTAGCCGTTCGGGCGGCCGCGGCCGAGGCCGCGTCGAGGGTCGCCGATAAGGCCGAGTCGTCCAGGCCGGGCATCGATCCCGGCTTCCAAGTCCAGTCGAAGGATTTGGCGGGCGAATGGAAATAGCGCACCTCAAAAAACAAGGCCGTAGAGGGACCGATCGGGAGGTCGGACGTCAGCCCCGCGTGCAGGCCTGCCGCGATCCAGGTTTGGTCGGGGATGGAAACGGAAGCGCGGTAAGCGCCTGCCGTTCCGGCCGCGGACGCGGCCAGCATGCCCGCCTCGGTCTCGATGACGATGGAATGGAGGATCAGGGCCGGTCCGGCCGAAAAAATCAGTGACGAGCTGCGCCCCGTCCAGCGGACCGCCAAGCCGAGATAAATGGGGACGGCGGTGATCTCGCTGGGATCGGGGGACGCGGTCAGAGCGCGGGCCGTCGAGGGGGTCGTCCCTGCCGTCTTGAACCCGGCCGAAGCCGCGAGGCCGTTCTTGGCGTAGCCGAACCCGGCCACGATTCCAATGGCCCGGCCGAAGAAGCGGGTGTAGGAACCGCCGACGAAAAAGGACGTCGCGGGGGCGGCGGCCAACGCGTTCTGGGCCGACATCCCGGCCAGGGGCGGGGCTGTCCAGCTCTGATGGTGAAGGGACTCGGCCCCGGAGAAAGAGAAGGCAGCTCCGAGCGTTAGCCCGATTTCGCCCTGCGGGCGGGGCGGGGCTTGGGCGGCAAGGGAGAGGGGCCGGGCGGCGAGAATCGTCAGCCAAAGAGTCGCGGCGATTGCGGCGTATCGGCGGGCGTGGCACGGATTCATTTTCGCTCGCGATTATAGCAGGGATTCCTTTGGAGGGGGAACCTTTGACGGGTTCCCCCTCCAACGCAATCGTCAAGGGGACGATTGCTGCCACCCCTTCAAGGTAGCCTTCTCCCATGAATGCGATTTTATCGTTTCTGAAAAGTCTTTTACTAGGGCGAGAGATGCGGGGGTGAGCGCCGATGCGGTCGCTTCGCAGTCCTCGTCACGACCGGCGCCTCGCCCGTCGTCGCGAGGGCGGAAATTTCGCCTAAGCGTAGCCGCATTCCAATTTCTTTTATTGGTATTACCCCTCCTGCCTCCCCTAAACAGGGGAGGATTCGTCATGCGGCTCCGAAAGGTGCGGCCCGGAAAGAGGCAGGACGGCGAGGATGTCTGAGCACTTTTCTTCCTATTCGGAAGAAAAGTACAGAGTTCCGAGCCGGCTAATTATTTTAATAGTTTCGAAAATCTAGGATGGAATTCGAACGGCGAAGGCTCCATGGAGGGGTAGCAGAACCGCCGGCGCGTAGCCGGCGGGGCGTTGGAGGGGAACCCCGCTAAAGGGTTCCCCTCCAAGGGAGTCCGAGCCCTTCTTGAATTAGGCTTCCGTCTGGGTTAAATTGGCCCGGGGAGGTTATCCCATGAACCCAATGCGCGCCCGCCGGATCGTCCTCATCGCCCTCCTGGCCCTGACGGCCGCGGCTTCCTTCGCCGCGCCGGGCGCGGCCAAGGGGCCCAAGATCGCCTTCAAGGAAGACGCCTGGAACTTCGGCCGGGCCAAGATGGGGGCCGACCTCGTCCACGAGTTCGCTTTCAAGAACGAAGGGGACGCCACGCTCAAGATCATCAACGTCGAAACCTCCTGCGGCTGCACCGCCGCCCTTGTCTCGGATAAAAAGGTCGAGCCGGGGAAATCGGGCAAGATCAAGGTCACTTTCAGCACTCAGGGCTACGCCGGCGAAGTCGTCAAGTACATCTATGTGGAGACGGACGACCCCGTCCAGCCGCGCGTCCAGCTCAAGATCACGGCCGCCGTCGACGTCCCGCCCCAGCCGCGGATCGATTTCGACCGCTACTCCTTCGATGGCGGCCTACTGGTCGAGGGCGACAGCCTGGTCGCCCCCATCACCGTCTACAACAAGGGCGAGCTGGAACTGAGGTTCGAGTGCCAGCTGACGGGCGCCCAGGTTCTCTTCGCCGGCAAGCCTGCCGCCTATCCGATCAAGGTGGCCGCCGGCAAGAGCGTCGAGCTGGTCATCAAGATGGACCTGGCCAACCGCATGGGCCCCATCCGGGAGTTCGCCCTGTTCAAGTCCAACGACCCGCTGCGGTCGACCATCTCGGTCAACCTGAACGGCTACATTGTGACCAAGGAACAGCTCCGCCAAGTGTTTCAAAAATACAAAGACTTGATCAAATAGGGGTCAGGTCTCAACATTCAACACTTGACCTTAATGTTGAATGTTGAGACCTGACCCCTTCTTTGAGATTTTTAGCAGGGCGGCGGCGTCTATCTAGACGTGGCTGTTACAGACCAAGACCGCATCCTCCTGGTGGCGCTGGGGCTGGCGCTGGCCGAGTTTCCACGCTGGCGCAGCGCCGTCGAAAAAGCCTTTCCGCGCCTGGAAGAAGCGTTCTTGGCCCCGGCCCCGGAGCTCCGCGCCATTGGTTTGGACGAGGCCCGTACGGCCGCTCTCCTCGATCCCGACCTGATAGGCCGGGCCCAAAAAGAATTTGACACCCTGACCAGGAATGGCTATTCTCTCTTGACCTTCGGGGATGACGACTACCCGGTCGCCTTAAGGGAAATCTATGATCCTCCCTCGGCCCTTTATTGCGCGGGCCATGCGGAAGCCCTCCGGGGACCGGCGGTCGCCGTCGTCGGGGCGCGGCATCCCTCGGCTTACGGCAAGTCAATGGCCGAGCGCCTGGCGGAAGACCTGGCCCGCCGCGGGCTGGTCGTGGTCAGCGGCATGGCCCGGGGGATCGACACCCTGGCCCATACCGGAGCGCTGCGGGGCGGCCGGACCGTGGCCGTTCTGGGCTCGGGGCTGGGGCAGATCTATCCGCCCGAGAACCGCCGCCTCTTCGAGCGGATCATCGAAGGGGGAGGGGCCGTGGTCACGGAGTTCCCTCTCGGGGGAGAGCCCTTGGGCTTCCATTTCCCCCTGCGCAACCGCATCATCAGCGGTTTGTCGCTCGGACTCGTCGTCGTGGAGGCGACGCGCAAGAGCGGCTCGCTGATCTCGGCCGCGATGGCCCTGGAACAGGGCCGCGAGGTCATGGCCGTCCCCGGGCCGGCGACGTCCGAGCTGAGCGGCGGCACGAACGGATTGATCCGGATCGGCGCCCGGCTCGTCGAGAGCTGGCGGGACGTGGCCGAAGAGCTTCCCGGCCCCGTGCGGGACTTTGTTTTCGCGCGCAGCCCGGACGAGCCGCCGCTGCTGCCGTCGCTGACGGCGGCCGAGGAGGCGGTGTTGGCCGGCCTCGGCCCCGACCGCGAGACGACCGTCGACGAGACGGCGGAACGGACCGGGATGACGATCCCGGAGCTCCTGGCCGCGCTGCTGGGGCTGGAGATCAAGGGCCTGGCCGTCCAAGGCCCGGGCAAGACGTATCGGAGGAAATGGTGATGGAGAAGTCGCTGGTCATCGTCGAATCGCCGGCCAAGGCGAAGACGATCAACAAATATCTGGGGTCGGACTATGTCGTCAAGGCCTCCATGGGGCACATCCGCGATCTGCCCAAGAGCAAGCTCGGCGTCGACGTCGAGAACAATTTCGCCCCTCTCTATGAGGTCATCCCCGAGCGCAAGAAGATCGTCGACGAGCTGAAGAAGGCCGCGGCCGAAGCCTCGGCCATCATCCTGGCGGCCGACCCCGACCGCGAGGGCGAGGCCATCTGCTGGCACCTCAAAGCCCTCCTGGGCGACGACACCAAGCCCCTGCACCGACTCAAGCTGCACGAGATCACCCAGCCGGCCGTGGAGGAGGCGATCCGCCATATGACCGTCCTGGATGCCGATATGTTCGACGCCCAGCAGGCCCGGCGGGTTCTTGACCGGCTGGTCGGCTACCTCATCAGCCCCCTGCTGTGGAAGAAGGTCGCCCGCGGCCTGAGCGCCGGGCGCGTCCAGAGCATCGCCCTGCGCCTCGTCTACGAGCGGGAGCTGGAGATCCGGGCCTTCGTGCCGGAGGAATACTGGACGATTTACGCCCATCTGGCCGCCGCCAACCCGCCGCCGTTCCGGGCCGCCCTGGCTAAGATCGACGGCAAGAAGGCCAAGGTCGGGGACGGGGCCGCCGCCGAGGCGATCCTGACCGATCTCAAAGACACCCCCTTCACCCTGGCCAAGATCAACGTCAAGGAGAAGAAGCGCAACCCTTCTCCGCCCTATATCACGAGCACGCTCCAGCAGGACGCCTACCAGCGGCTCCATTATCCCGTCAAGCGGACGATGTCCATCGCCCAGAAGCTGTATGAGGGCATGGCCATCGGCGAGCGGGGCCCCGTCGGCCTGATCACTTACATGCGCACGGACTCTGTGCGCATCTCGGCCGAGTCCCTGGCCTGGGCCCGGGCCTATATCGAGAAGACCTATTCGGCCCGGCATCTGCCCTCCAAGCCGAACGTCTATAAGAACAAGAGCGCCGCCCAGGACGCCCACGAGGCCATCCGGCCGACTTCGCCCGACCTGTCGCCTGAAGTGGTCAAGCCCTACCTTAAAAAGGAAGAGCTCAGCCTCTACACGATGATCTGGAATCGTTTTCTGGCTTCGCAGATGAGCCCGGCCCTGATCGAGGAGACCGAGTTCGAGGTCACGGCCAAGAAATATCTCTTTTCGGCCAAGGGCGAAGTCCTTAAATTCGCCGGCCATTTGGCCCTGACCCCCAAGGGCGAGAACGGTGAGAAGGAAACCCTGCCTGCCGCGACGGCGGGGGAGACGCTGGCCCTGCAGAGCTTGGAGCCCAAGCAGAGCTTTACCCAGCCTCCGGCCCGCTACACGGAAGGGACGCTGGTCAAGGAGCTCGAGGCCAAGGGCATCGGCCGGCCGTCCACCTATGCCCCCATCATCTCCACCCTGCAGAACCGGACTTATGTCGTCAAGATGGAAGGCAAGTTCGTACCCTCCGAGCTGGGCATGTTCGTGACCGAGTTTCTGATCAAGAACTTCCCCGACATCATGGAGATCCAGTTCACCGCCGGGATGGAGGAGGAGCTGGACAAGATCGAGGAAGGCAAGCTCGAGTGGACCGGCTCGCTCAAGGGGTTCTACGCCCGGCTGGAAAAGGACCTCAAAGCGGCGGCCAAGGTCGAAAGCGTCAAGGCCAGCGGCATCCCGCTCAACGAGATCTGCCCCAAGTGCGGCAAGCCGGTCGTCCTGAAGAGCGGACGCTTCGGCAGCTTCAAGTCCTGCTCGGGCTACCCCGACTGCGACTTCAAGGAAGCCATGGTCAAGAAGGAGATCGTGACCTTGGACGAGCTCTGCCCCGACTGCGGGAGCAACCTGGTCCAGCGCAAGGGGCGGTTCGGACTCTTCATCGCTTGCTCCGACTATCCGACCTGCAAATACATCAAGAAGAAGAAGTCCGAGGACACCGGCTTGGCCTGCCCCACGGACTGCGGCGGGACGATCCTCAAGCGCGAGACCAAGCGGGGCCGGTTCTTCTACGGCTGCAGCCGCTTCCCCAAATGCCGCTACGCCACCTGGGACGAGCCCCTCAAACAGCCCTGCCCGAAATGCGGCAAGCCGTTCGTCCTCCGCCACAGCACCAAGAAGGACGGCACCTACATCCACTGCCAGGACGAGGTTTGCGGCTGGCGGGAGGAGGCCGAGGGCGCTACAATAGCCCCGAAGGCCAAGGAGCCGGCCGTCAAGGATGCGCAAGGCGATTGACGAGTTTCTCGAACATCTGACTTACGGTCGAAACGCCTCGCCCCATACCGTCTCCGGCTATCGCATCGACCTCCTGCAGCTGACCGCCCATCTTGAGGCCCGCGGGCTCGGTCTCCGCGACGTGGACAACGTCGTTCTGCGCGGGTACCTGCACGAGCTGGCCGCCGCCCATCAGGCCAAATCCTCGGTCGCCCGCAAGCTGGCCGCCATCCGATCCTTCTTCAAGTTCTGTCTCAAACAAGGCCTGGTCGACGACAATCCGGCCCAGGTCGTTTCCACTCCCAAGCTCGACCGGCCCGTGCCGGAATTTCTATCCGAGAACGAGATGCTGCGCTTCCTGGATGAGCCCGACAAGGACGACATCCTGGGGCTGCGCGACCGGGCCATCCTGGAGCTGTTCTACGCCACCGGCATCCGGCTGAGCGAGCTGACCGGGATCGATCTGGCCGACATGAGCCTGGAGGACCGCCTGCTCAAGGTCCGCGGCAAGGGCAAGAAGGAGCGGCTTGTGCCCTTCGGCCGCAAGGCGGTGGAGCGTATGGACGCCTACCTGCGGTTGCGGCCGACGCTGCTGGGCGCGAACTTCGGCGAGTCGGCGGTCTTCCTGAATTACCGGGGCGGGCGGATCTCCCCGCGTTCGGTCGAGCGGCTGGTCGAGAAGTATGTCAAGCGCTCGCTCCTGCGGCGCGGGGTCAGCCCGCACGCCCTGCGCCACTCCTTCGCTTCGCACCTGCTGGGTCGGGGGGCCGACCTGCGGGTCATCCAGGAGCTGCTGGGCCACGAGAGCCTGGCCACGACCCAGAAATACACTCACCTCAACGTCAAGCAATTGCTGGACGTGTACAAGAAGAGCCACCCCCGGGCCCGCTAGATCTCGGGGTTTGGGGGCCAAAGACGTTCGCTCCCCCAGCGAGGGAGCTCACTCCGGCCGGCTCGGTCGCTCCTCCTGAACTCTCACGAGAACTTGGGAATCGGAGAGTCATTGGAGGAGGCTACCATGAGGGGGAGGCAGCCCTTGGCGTTGGAGGGGGAACCCATCAATGGTTCCCCCTCCAAGGGAGTCCCCGCTCCCTCGCCGACCCTATGCTGAAGCATAGGGCTACAAAGCTCGTGGCTTTGGCCCCCAATACCCCTCGGTCAAGCAATGTTTCTAAGAATTTGAATTGATCATCGTTATCTTCTGTAAACGCAGGGAGTCGGAAACGGCTCTCAAGACGACTCGCGTTGACGCGGACGTGGGGAAAATCATGGTCATACACAGAGAATAAGGCGGGAAGAATCCGCGCCATACTGGCACGCCTTTCGCATTAGAAGAGAGCGAAAGGAGGTGCTCACATGAGAGCCCATTTGATGAAAGGCGTTGCGACGGTCATGGTCCTCAGCCTGTTCCTGTCCCCGCTCCTGGCGATGCAGGGGCCGAACAAGGCCGCGGACAAGATCAACATCAACTCCGCCTCGTCGGACGAGCTGCAGAAGCTGCCGCAGATCGGCCCCAAGATTGCCCAGCGGATCATCGACTTCCGCAAGCAGAACGGGCCCTTCAAGAAGGCCGAGGAGCTGATGAAGGTCACGGGTATCGGCGAGAAGATCTACGCCAAGCTCAAAGACCTGATCTCGGTTTGATCTCCTGCCCCCCAAGGGTGTGCCCTCCACCCTGCGTGCCCTCACTCCGCCCCCGGGCGGGGTGAGGGCTTTTTACTTTTCGGCGAGATAAGAGGCCATCTTGCGGAGGGCGCGGCCGCGATGGCTGAATCCGTTCTTCACTTCCCCAGACAGCTCGGCGAAGGTTCGGCCGAGCCTTCGGTAAAAAAAGACCGGGTCGTAGCCGAAGCCGTGCCTGCCGCGAGGCTCTCGAAGGATCCGCCCGCGGACCCGGCCCGTCACCTGCTTGATCGCCCGGCCGTCGCGAGCCAAGACCATGCAGCAGATGAAGCGGGCGCCCCGTCGTGATTCGGGCACGGCCGCGAGATGGCGGAGAAGCTCGCGGTTGTTGCGGGCGTCGTTCGATCCCGGGCCCGAAAAGCGGGCCGAGACGACACCCGGCGCTCCGTTCAGGGCGTCGACCGCCAACCCCGAATCATCGGCCAGGGTTAGATGGCCCGTCAGGGCGGAATAGAACTCGGCCTTGCCGCGGGCGTTGGCGGCGAAGGTCAGGCCCGTCTCCTCGTAGTCCGCCGCGAGGCCCAGGTCGGCCAGGCTCAGGACGCGGAAAGGCAGGTCCTTCAGGACGATAGCGATCTCACGGGCTTTGCCGGCGTTGCCGGTGGCCACGACGAGCGGGGTGCGGGCGGGCTTCACGGCGGTCAGCGCCCGGCCGCGTCCAGGAAGAAGGACGCGACGAAAAGGGCCAGAAGAAACAGTGTGTAGATCGCGAACTTGGGGCTGGCCAGGAGCTTCTCCGGCTCTTCCATGACTTCCGCTTCGCGCAGGGTCTTGCGGAAGATCAGCAGGAAGAACACGACCAAAAACGGGGCGATGGCGAAGAAGGACGGCAGGCTCGTCCGGGCCCCGAAGAAGACGAAGGCCGCCAAGCAGACGACGGCGCTCAGAATCATGCCGGACAGAAGCTTGGTCCGGGTATACTTCTTCTGCGAGGTCCGGTAATCGCCGGCTTTCTCCTTGAGAAAGCGGAACTCGGACAGCCGCTTGGCCACCATCAGGAAATTGCCGAAGGCCCACCAGCTCAGCAGCACGGCGGCCGGCGGGAAGGGGGCGTGCGGCGCCATGGCGTACCATCCGATCAGGAACCGGATCGGGTTGTTGGCCGATTCGGAGATCGAGTCGAGGAACGGGATGTCCTTGGTCCGGATGGGCTTGACGTTGTAGACGATCCCGGCCAGAAGCAGCCCGGCCAGAGACAGCAGGAAGGGGACTTCGAAGACGACGCGGGCCAGCCCCAGGCAGGCTGCGATGAGGACCAGCCCGATCAGGGCGAAGGGACCTTTGCGGATCTCGCCGGCCACGAGAGGCCGCAATTTCTTGCTCGGGTGATGGATGTCGAAAGCCAGGTCGACGATCTCGTTGACGATATAGTTGGCCGTGGAAATGCCCCAGGTCAGGAGGAAGGCGACCGCGGCCATCCAGGCCGGCTCGAAGTAGCCGGCCGGCGGGAACGAGCTGCGATGAAGGAAGGCATAGGCGGCGCAGCCCGAAAAAATAGCCATACTGCGCGGCCAGCGCTCCAGACGCATGGCCCGCAGGTAGGCGTTCAAATGGTTTTGTCCTTCACGGCGTAGATTTCAAAGGAATCGCCGAGGGCTAATTTTATCGGAATCCTCTTCAA
This window harbors:
- a CDS encoding SH3 domain-containing protein; its protein translation is MMIRRSILTAALGILLAMAVGVEAASAAAAAPIIRLKVTAEIANIRQKPSISSLIVRQIPEGALLEASRKDGEWYLVALEPDETGTNSGYVHESLVLPLDEPAVPEKKTRIVERVTQPKPKPAETTPPPARTEPAPVHRTEPAVETPAAKTDNYGFEPLRPALVIGGGGLIAAVGDLNDGSQGLADYFGYQLGAAADLTLSRLRLVFPFEAEIQIPIGGRFALTIGAGYAGASATTLVTYATTGSANSFSAGPGFSAIPIKAGLLYSPVPSFYAKAGLMVVPAKASYTYHFTHDQFWQEWTGEASAFGFGAYGALGIELTLGPSIGFLIEAGGQIGKISGFDGTGTYLDSTLDEAVTETGLLYAYDAKPTQFDSFPLTFIRSKRPTEGGVANAREATLDLLGISLKAGLKFKF
- a CDS encoding Trm112 family protein, encoding MAIAPELLEILACPKCKTDVNLTADGKGLKCVQCARVYRIEDDIPVMIIEEATIEPDRPTRS
- a CDS encoding DUF1573 domain-containing protein, yielding MNPMRARRIVLIALLALTAAASFAAPGAAKGPKIAFKEDAWNFGRAKMGADLVHEFAFKNEGDATLKIINVETSCGCTAALVSDKKVEPGKSGKIKVTFSTQGYAGEVVKYIYVETDDPVQPRVQLKITAAVDVPPQPRIDFDRYSFDGGLLVEGDSLVAPITVYNKGELELRFECQLTGAQVLFAGKPAAYPIKVAAGKSVELVIKMDLANRMGPIREFALFKSNDPLRSTISVNLNGYIVTKEQLRQVFQKYKDLIK
- a CDS encoding glycosyltransferase yields the protein MIPSSGPAGFVFFGAYDPAYPRSAVIRRGLRQNGAVVSECPASTHWRVWLRYPMLVLRFLRSRRERQAAEARVLRRFLFVPEFCAKDVPLAKLIGLLTARRVVFDPLAARYETKILDWRRKPPSSPTAWWNFKIDAAAFRLADVILADTAAHKDYFCRTYRIDPGKVRVLYLGFDDEAFRPAAVSAPAPDAARPFRVLFFGSFLPLHGVEIVVEAAKLLAKEADIRFRFVGDGQTFPAVREFTARHRLTNVELVGRVPFLRLPVEIADADLCLGVFGRTEKARRVIPHKIYQAMAVGKPVVTARTPSVEEIFAHRRNIYLCDEPLGPALALAILELKRDGALREALGTAGGRLVRERFAPKAIGRTLLDDLAASRRRRG
- a CDS encoding phosphotransferase, with the protein product MKTKIRVEPRFDCPEFRAWLATIEGLAAVPGAEVLHAARNLVTAVPVPLADGSALDLVVKEFRPRGLHRLRTLVGRSKAERSARGAAWLQAAGLRTPATAAVLEQRRRGTVEKAWFVAERVRGAVEIRSLLRELEAPELRRLLAALARDLRAAHEAGILHRDLSDGNILVERGPGGAFVFHFLDTNRVRRKRRLGRSVRAKNLIRLGVPEGARREFLGFYAGEGGPDPSFVRRYEKSKAAFERWLRFKKKARLRQWARRLKLQ
- the dprA gene encoding DNA-processing protein DprA, translated to MAVTDQDRILLVALGLALAEFPRWRSAVEKAFPRLEEAFLAPAPELRAIGLDEARTAALLDPDLIGRAQKEFDTLTRNGYSLLTFGDDDYPVALREIYDPPSALYCAGHAEALRGPAVAVVGARHPSAYGKSMAERLAEDLARRGLVVVSGMARGIDTLAHTGALRGGRTVAVLGSGLGQIYPPENRRLFERIIEGGGAVVTEFPLGGEPLGFHFPLRNRIISGLSLGLVVVEATRKSGSLISAAMALEQGREVMAVPGPATSELSGGTNGLIRIGARLVESWRDVAEELPGPVRDFVFARSPDEPPLLPSLTAAEEAVLAGLGPDRETTVDETAERTGMTIPELLAALLGLEIKGLAVQGPGKTYRRKW